CTGTCCCATGTGACGATTTTGAAGCTGCATTTAAGGTTCATAGATTTTTTtctaagttgatatattttttgttgCTGTAGTTTCTTTGACAATGTGTAGGTTATTTTCTGCAGGCAGTTGAATTGTGGCTTGTTGACAAGGCTGTTCTTCCAATTGAGAACTCTGTTGGTGGAAGCATTCATCGGAATTATGATTTACTCCTTCGGCATAGGTTACACATTGCGGGGGAAGTGCAGTTGCAAGTTAACCTCTGCCTCTTGGGATTGCAAGGTGTGAGGAAGGAGGAGCTGAAAAATGTTTTGAGCCATCCCCATGTCAGTCCTATTGTTTATACTGTTCTGTAGTCCTTGTTTTATTTCGAAACATAGTCTTGGATCTTGGTACATAATGATGATATATGGAGACCAAATATTGGTAAATATGCAATACTAACACACTTGGATAGTGCGAATAGACTATGACCCCCCTACCCCTGGAAATACGAAGACTTGGTTTTTTCTTTTGCTGATATGTTTACGGCAACCTTGTGGACAGGCTTTTGATCAATGTGAGACGACACTGAGCACATTAGGTGTTATGAGGATTAGTATCGAAGACACTGCTGCAGCTGCTCAGGTTCTTTCTGAAAGCTTCCATGTTTCTTTCCTAATTCAAGCTTGCATTACATGAGAGCTCTTTGTAGTATTAACTACATAATTCTGAACAGATGGTGGCATCAGGTGGTAAAAGAGATACTGGAGCGATTGCAAGTGCTCGAGCTGCAGAAATTTATGGGCTAAATATTCTTGCGGATAATGTTCAGGTAAGGCTTCTTTTGGTTTCCATTTAGCTGTTTGATATAGTTTGAAGGttgataaaaaatttcattCTCTTGCATGGCAGTAAGCTTCCCTCCCTCTAACacacacaaaaaagaaaagaaaagaaaaaggagcaGATAATGGTTAGGCTAGTGATAGGTATCTATACTGATGTTAGTCCTGAAGGATAGCTAGAGCACCAGAAGAATTTGAGAGGATTAACTTTTCTTCCTACCACTATATTTCCCATATAATTTTCCAGACCGCCAAAACGAACCAATTACTGTCTATTTATAGTGCATACGCCTGCCTCCTATGTAACTTGTTGGGTGGATTTCCCTTTTTTCCCTTTCTAGTGTATACGTCTACCATAGTAGAGCTAACAGCTAGTTTCTCATACTCATCGGTGGATGAGCATGTGGATATGGACAGATGTCTGTTTGGTATTTACCTGGTATGAAAATCCAGATGCTATGTACTTGATAATTATTATGAGGTTAGGGGTATAAGGGTAATTAGATAAAGAGTCAGTTACTATGGTCAATTGCTGAATGTTGTTATAAATAGAGGGAGGGTGAGTCAGTGAGGGGAGACTATTCTGTGGAGTGATTTAGAGCTTGGGTGAGAGCACTCAATAGGGAGTTTCCAAGTGCCTTATACTTGGTTATCTTGTACTTTCTTCCTTTATTCTCAATATATTTCAAATCTTGATTTTTGTTAGGAAGTATCCTAACAGATATCCAGTGCAGCTGCATAAAGTTGTCGAAATGCCAATTTGATATGAAAGCTTTTACAATTTTTATACAACAGCAGTATAATATGTCCAGGATACGGCAATTGATAAAACAAACTGTAATGTCCAATTTGTTATATAGACATCGCATTATCCGTATAGTAATGTTTAGGTGTTTATGTTTAAACTTGCCAGTTGTTTTGTGCAACTTGAGAGTGATATGTCCCTGATTTGTAATGGCCAGGATAACGATAATAACATAACTCGTTTTCTGATTCTTGCAAGAGAACCCGTTATTCCAGGAACAGATAAGCTGTACAAGgtaaaattttcattgataGTTATGCTTATGCTCTTTGCTCATGCAAAGTTAATCCATTTTATTTTACCCTTCAGACCAGCATTGTCTTTACTCTTGAGGAAGGCCCCGGTGTTCTATTCAAAGCCTTGGCAGTCTTTGCCTTGCGGGAGATTAATTTGACAAAGGTAGGCTTGAAGATAGATTTCATTATTCTTGTTATTCCTTTTAAGTAAATAACGGGCTTACATTTTAAACATTATTTGGAGTTATTCAGATAGAGAGTCGTCCACAGAGACAACGTCCTCTAAGGGTTGTTGATGATTCCAATGAAGGGAGAGCAAAGTGAGTAAGCTAAGAATTTACTTTATGTTGAAATTATGGAATAATTGTTATTGTACGAATAGCTTATGCTAACTATGACAACATATATTCAATATGGAATCATGGAGGTTTACTTGGAGAAAAATGTTAATAACAGAAAATTACTTAAATAAGTATTGGTAGATTATAAAAGCTTGTTGACATACAACTGCTTTAGTTTTTGTTCCTTAAGGACAACTTATGATCGAGTGAAAAGGTTTATAATGCAAGTTTACCATCTTGCTGTTGGCAGATATTTTGATTATCTCTTTTACATAGActttgaagcttcaatgatggAACCTCGAGCTCAATGTGCTATGGCGCATCTACAGGTCAGTCCATCATAATTTGTGGATTAGAGAAAAGTTGAGTTTCTATCCTTCATTTGTAGTGACCTTATTTACCACTCTAATTCCCAGCCGGCACAGTCGTGCTATATTTCTAACTTCAGTTGCCATAATgtcatgtttttttaatatgaagTTTTCAACTTCCTATGAAGAAAGAAGGATCAAACATTTTAAGTTAGTAAAACAAGCATTTTTATCAACCACCTAATATCAAGACCAAGGTTTTAATGGTTTGTTCGATGGCTTTGTTTTGTTGCTCGACTTCAAAGATTAGTTACAAAGCACATTACCttaacaaaattttgatttcgTTTAGTCGCCTGCTCTTTATCCACATTAGGCTTGCTGTATACTTTGAGGAAATTGTTACATTTATATGTAATGGAAGATGTCTTGTCGAATTTTGGAGCATCAATAGTGCAATTTCAGGTGTTTTCAAGAACTAAGAAATCAATTCGTTATTGATGGCCTTACAAAATGACCTTTTCTTGCAGGAATTTTCGCGGTTTCTTCGTGTTCTTGGTTGTTATCCAGTTGACAAAGTTTGATTCCACATTATCTTAGACAGGGAGAAGTGTGTTCTCTGTTTGTGATGCACATTGATCTGGCAGGAAGCAATGCCAGATTCAGGTTTTGGGATAAATAAGAAGTCAGTTGCTACAAAGTATATAatgtttcttttaataaaatctttCAATAGCATTCTCACTTCATCATTCTTTTAACAACTGTCATAGCTTATAGGAAAACTTGTATATGTATAACTTGGACCAATTGTTGGACGGACTAAACTTTCTGTTGAGGACTTTACATACTAAAATGTTACTGTTAGCTTGTCCCAGAATAGAGGAAAATGCATTTTCTTTGTTATGATTTCATTTCACATTCAGAGGGTATTTCCAACTTGATGCCTACAGAACTAGGCGTATCAATTAGGTGAGAAATTGTTACAGGGGCAATGGGACCAGGATAAAGATAATAACATGGAGGGAGGTAACATAGAACTACTCAGAAAGTAAGTTTGCAgatttttttccccattttttgcttttaaaatgtaatacagGCCATAGCATCTGCTACATCAGTGTTGCAACCACTTGAAAACGTCAAGGATATGGAGCCATCATCAGGCTCTACATTTATTCTAACACACGATAGGTAAGATACAACACGGGCATGATGGTTGAATTTCATCACTTGGTTATTTAACAAAATGGCTCATTGATGTTCCAATTCCTTTTGGAAGTCTGCATTATCAACAAGGACCTACAAGAATAATGAAAAGCTTAGGATGAAGATCACATGTAAGACGTGACTCAAATTGTTAAGTTGAGTGCATGACTTGCCCTATCGCATGTTTGACAccaattttgatcaaaaccgTCCAAAGGTCCACTATTTTGAAACTAACTAATATATCTCTTCCAACTACCTCAAACGGTCATTTTTAACAGAACATTCTTGAAGTTAATCTCAAAGACACTACCCATTTGTAACATTGAAAGCAGCCATTAGAGGTAATCGGACTTGTGGTGTACTTGTATGTTACCTAACACACGCCATTAATTTTTTAACGTAGAACCATTACTTTAAAAATTATGGAAATAGTGAAGTATTTGAGGGGGAAAAACACCTTTCTTTTGtgtcattttttcttcttttaccaTAGGGTGAATGTATACCAATTTTAGCTGAATTCAGATcgctataattaaaaataatgttaGACCAAATTGAATGTAGAGCCATTACATTAAGTGAACACGGTACTTACAGTTTTCCAACCATCAGGATCCAGAAAGGAAACGATTTTTGTGCCGATTCCAGGGAGTGGTCCTGGTTGTCGGGTAATCTTTCCTCCAAGTTCCTGATTAACCAGGTTGACTACCTCGGCACTCTTGTATACATCATCAGTACTGATGGCAACCTGAAACATACCaaaatcatttaacaagtagacaatagaaataaaaagagtttccatttaaaataaataaataacagatGGAGAAAGGTGTACAATAAATTCACCTGAGCATATGCATTTCCCTTGGTGTACTCTGTCACACCATAATTATAAGTCAACTCTAGCACTGTTGTCTCTAATTCATCTGCATATCCCATCATGGCTAGGGTATACTGTAGGATGCATATAGCAAGATAAAAAGATCCAAAGGAATTTTCAGCATCAGAAAGACGAAAGATAAATCCACAGCGAAAAAACTGGTTGtaactctaaaaagaaaattagctAACCTTGTATTCTGGCCTATCGACCTTCTTCAATAGCCTCATTCCTAAGGCCTACGCAAAGAAAAACCATCAAATACGAGCACTTCAATAAAAATCTGATAGAATAGAAAGATGAATATACATCTCAAACAACTCATGTTTaacaagaaaaaattatttcaagtGCTAGAAGTGTACTCTTATCGCTaataaatctcaaaacaatttATTTTGCGATCTGCACACCTGAGCAAGGCTTGGTACGATCATTCAATTTTCAGAATCATGTCACTCGAAGGTTAAAACAAAGAAGACAGAATAATCATAATTGGCAGCTTTCAATCAGTTGCAAATGAGAATGAAACAGTGGGATATTTAACAGAAACAAAAAAATTCCTTCAATGAGATACCTTCTCATAAAACTTGATAGAGCGTTCTAGATCACCAACACGAAGCATTACTTGACAGAGTGGCTCAGGTGTAGGACCTCTCTGGATGAGTTCAAAAATATAACCATCAGGATCTTTTGCAAAGGCAATAACAGAGGATCCTCCTTTGACTGGGCCAGGCTCCCTGGTAATGCTCCCACCCTTGGCTCGTATATCTTCTACAAGTTTATATACCTAGAAGTTCACAAGAGTTTATTTTCAGTTAAATGCAAACAATTAAACTTGATAGAATGAAACACTCTTACATCTTGAGTTGCGATAGCAAAATGACCAAAGCCTGTCCCGATATCATAAGAACTAATTCCATAATCTGCAAAACACCATCAATATAACCTACCGTAAACATCTAAGTTTACCACCCAACGAAAATAGATAAGTTGTAATGAACTCTGGAAAAGAAAAGTTTCAGAATTTAGATCAACCAATTAATGCTCAATCTTAAGTGACCTAAGCGACCAAGCAAGGAAAGAAACATATTCATTTCTCCTTGCCCATGTAACTTTGATGGGTAGGAACCGGCAGACAAAATATTGTTGAAGACAGATGAACAAAACATCATATACAACCAAAGGTGTTTGCCAAGTAAAAGATGTTTTGTTTAAGAAAAATGAGCTAAGGCCACAATTTTAAGTTTTGCACCCCACAATTTTGGTGGGTAGGAACCGGTAGACAAGTCAGTTCATAATATAGAACTGACTCCAATCAGGAGTACTTCACATTTAAACTGAGAACATAATCAGAGGTATGCAACAGCAAGTTGAAACAGATAAAAGTAGGAGACATACTATATGTCAACTCCACCACAAAATTAGAATCCTCTGGGCCAAATCCTAGGAAAGCATTAGAATATTTCTCTTCTGGCACATCCCTTTTCCTTAATAATTTCATCCCAAAACATTCAGTATAAAACCTGAAAAGCAAAAAGCGACAAAGTAAACAAATAATCAGAccaatcaaatacaaaatgcaAAATAACTTGCcgtaaataataaaatcatacttGATAGTGCGGTCAAGGTCACCAACACGATACACAACATGAAGAAACCGACGCTTGTCTTTCTTGGGCCATTCCAACAACTCAGCATTAGGAGCAAGAGATGCAGCCTCGGCCATAGCAACTGAACTCCACTAGTCTGTAAAAAATTGACAAGAAGATGCTTAGAgaaccaaaattaattgaacTGCATGACTTCAACTCCACAAACCCTAGTAAAACTTTACATCTTGTAAGCAGAATCAAGCAAAATTAGTTGACCATGTGGATCCTAGCGATCATAGATAACAATGACAATAGATATTCAGGAGCAACAAGAAAATAGGAAAGATTTCACAGAAGAGACTAAGATTTGTGAAATTCAATAGCACAACATGGACTGAGCCGCTTGCAAAGAACTCACCACTCGTCAGTTGAACAGGGGTAACAGTGCAATGGAGTACTAGAACAATCTTGGCAGGATTAAAGCAATCCAATAATATCTCTATCGTCATAAACCAATTAAACGCACATGGACTAATGGAACTCCATTTCCGTTACATCTtcaactttttctttaataCAAAAGAAGTGGGGTGGGTCCTCCATTTCCACTCACTTCCCGTATGTCTTTCGATCAAACTATACTAGAAATGATCAGACAATATACTATCCCGTATAAGCATACATGATGTCTATTCTAATATTTCATAGCAAAAATAtgtaaaagtttatatttcttttcaggaaaaaaaaatgagggatATAGTTGAATGTATATGTAGACTTGAGCATAACACGATCAAACTGTTGGGAACTTTGCCACATCTTATTTAAACAATGGATacttcaataaaataaataacatttcGATCTCATATTTGATTTCTATATCAATCATCTTGGAGAACTTTCTGCAGACAGTTGGTGTGCATCCCAGAAAATCGACCTAATATTCTGATgaattctaaaagaaaatggttGGCTCCAAGACAGTGGGAGTAGCAGAAGAGGGGAGAAGAAAAGGTAATTGAGATTCAGGGAAGAAGCAGACGCAGAGGAGAGGatggagaaaagaaaaggggTTACTCCATAGGAATAGCAGTGGGAGTGTGATTGGGTTGGAGGAACAGGAGATGAATATTGTGAAGGCGAAGAAAAGGAAAGCGATGGAGATAAGGAAATACAGAGAATAATGGCGAGAGAGATCATACCTCAGTGTCGCGCGCCTGTCAGCGGTTGCTGGGGAGAGAAGAAGTGCCCTACTCTTTTATGCCGTCGTAAATACCCTTTTTGGGCATATATTTTCCACGGGTGttgaattacaaatttaatcataatattttttattgtttattattattatttttttaactccttgattttatttattttttgtttgtgtctaatatatAAATGTTGTGAAATAAGGACCATATGAACCACACAAAAACACaatgaaatcaaaattataagagagaaaagtagaagagaagaaataatagagcaaatattaaatttaattgtgATGTATCTTACAAAGGCATCATATATCACTATTTATAGGATATGAAATGGTGCATGTTACAATATATAATTCAATGGAGGTATATGTTACAACATGAAATTTAATGGGAGGTTTATGGTAATTGGTAACCTACATAGGTTATGGATATATAcactaaataatatatttataatatatattatatttataatactctcttagatatccatattatataaaatacataTCCCGTTAAAATTCTACTAAGAAAAAATccaatgaaaaaaaatcttagtgAAGGGAAAATAGTACATTATTTTATATACTTCAATGATTTTTCTCATTAAAGATCTTGTTAGGAAAACCCAACGGAAAAAATCATGGTCAAGAGAAGAAGAGCACACTATTTCTACTTCTCCTCATAAATACATCGCTTGAGTTTTCTGAGTTGCCGCATTTCAATATTGTGTACCAACTTTTCGAATGTTGGTGTGGGTAATGCTTTTATAAATAAGTCTACCAAGTTgtcttttgaagaaatttgttgaacactgatgtcgtcattttcttcaaggtCATGCATGTAGAAGAGTTTTGGTGAGATATACTTTGTTCTATCTACTTTATATACAATCTTTTGGTTTGGGCTATACATGCAGTATTGTCTTCAAATAATATCGTTGGCAAAAATTTTACCAGAAGATAAGCTACATATTTTGCGAATATTATGAGTCATTGACATCAACCACACACATTCTCTACTAGCTTCATGAATCGCAAGAATTTgtgcatgatttgaggaagtagcgGTAAAGATTTGCTTTACAGATCGTCAAGATATAGCAGTTCCTTCACATATAAACAGATAACATGTTTATGATCTTGCTTTgcgtggatcagataaatatccaacaTTTGCATAACTGACTAGATCAAAGTTTGATTCGTTTgagtaaaataaaagaaaattgtcaaaaataacaTTATCAAGTTTTCACTTTTCAAAACTAGCACACTTTTTAAAAACTCGTTAAACTATTTTTTCTCAGTCCATCTTGGACCAAATCGACCACTGggattttgttaaaaaaaattaacattttctaactttttgtttaaaaaattaacattttctAACTTATCAATTATTTTAGGCCTTCTCGATAAAATCTCGAGCAGTATTAACATCGAGATTCtactaattttttcaaatattatatcatcttTCCAAACCTTATATCAAATCatatatcttttcaaaatttctccaaattcgattatttttaccaaatcttatataaaatttttacatttttctttattctttatataatttttcCAAATCTTTACCCTAAATTTTGTTTccacaattatatgaattttcaaatgaatttaccaattatgatttttcGGATGAATCTCAAGTATActgtgatttttaaattttgtaaaagatcagattttgcaaataaaaaattgagatttgggaaatatatatatatatatatatgatatatataatatattatatatatatatattatataagtgttaatTTGTCTGAAATTTCACTAAGAAAACccaaaatatatagaatctcggtGTTTATTTTGTCCGACATATACTGAGATTCTTTATATcccctaaattttaatttttttggggtcaaaatttgatttttaggatttgaaagttaaataagattacataatatttagaaaaatggaTAGAACCTTAGTGTTAATTGCCTGAGATTTCACcaagaaaacccaaaacaacctataagttagaaaaagttaaatttttatgtaaatCTCGATGGTCAATCTCAGGTGAGATGTGGAGGAAATATTCGaaaatattatatcacatataacatattaCAGTAAATAAGAtgttacaacatactttaaataaaatatttagggtttcagaaacccttaccttagAAGTAATTGGACACatcaatctctaaattttgttttatagaATACACAGAATTCAGAGTGACAGAAACCATGAGAAAACATAAACCTAAGCATGTTTCTACAGTTCAAATAGAAAGGAAAGGTTTAAGAAATCACATGCCCTTGAAGAGCAAATCTTCACGTTCCTCTCTAATTCAAGTCATCTTCTCTTGATCTCACAAACTCGGTATCTACTAACTCAACAAATAGGAATGGACACCACCAAGGAGTCTTCCTCGTTATTCTCAGGGATAAAAATCGTGCGAAGGTGTGGGCTTGCACTCAATCTTGGCATGAGGGAAAAATAAGATATTGAGAGTTTTTTTCTTCTCTGCGAAATTCACAAAGAGAAGGAGAACCAAAGAGAGACACAGAGAGAGAaaactttctctctcttctagTTTGTGCAGAGGTGAGAGAATTATAGCTCTCTcccctttatttttttaataaattcaaattcaaaatttttaatttaatatatatatatagttatatcacatataaatataacctatagttaatattatatcacatataacataaactatagtttattattctctcaaataatctATGGTATTAATAtggatcaaattcatattaattttaacctatagtttttatgtgaattacattcatataaataataattaaatcatattcaaattataatacctcttaataaaatatataaatttagtaTGAATcgtattcatattaattttagtatatagttcctatataaatcatattcatataattaatatttgaatcatattcaaatatttatttctctcatacaactatatataaatttaacatgaatcatattcacattaaattataaaatatagtttttatatgaattatattcatataattaatatttgaatcatattcaaatatttatttctctcataaaattatatttaaatttaatatgaatcatattcacattaaatttaacatatagtttttatatgaatcatattcaaatatttatttctctcataaaaatgtatcaacatacattatattatataatgtatcaatatacattattttacTGTATCTTATaccattaattccctttaattaatttgaacaattcaaaccataccaaaattaatttgattcccatAAGTCCTCATTGAGCTAATGAATGGATCTTATGGACCAATAGATTGAAGTTttaatgatacaagattaattgattgaactcttttaatcaaattaattaatattcattaactgtcggtcactccactaaagaccgacagttgaactcttcgcactatagatatatttattatatttatgtgtccattggatataacaatcaacagtgcgttgacccttcacaaattgctcgtatgtataactaggtcaaattaccgttttaccctatagttatatctaacttcttaagtaccattgatccctctaatgaataattagtcatagttcaactatgactgaacccctctcgagccaggagaagGTGAGACGcctcattattcaagccccgaaattagcccttaagggagcaatttatctttttaccttAACTATAGGAAATgagtaaattccttcttgtgttatgttcccagctccccaatcaaacaaatccccaaaatggtaggcttattaaatcggtgaatctggccactctcacccatacaaatcaaataatcaccctcataggcaagagttcacaactcactcaagatttaggtcaagtcacctatggtcatcctggtgaaatgtaagtctcttttagcaatgatactaagagagacttaacatttcgtggtccggtctttatataaactcttttataTAAGATATCCTTG
The nucleotide sequence above comes from Benincasa hispida cultivar B227 chromosome 3, ASM972705v1, whole genome shotgun sequence. Encoded proteins:
- the LOC120073408 gene encoding arogenate dehydratase/prephenate dehydratase 1, chloroplastic-like, with protein sequence MATLKVGPFQGCARASSLFAAVSDSRSGSAANSLSFRNDFSKLRKWECPRLVVLASRAITSVEDEKPAVGSSQTIINRTLEDPKVSRKDLSILPKPLSATDLHSPNDGSKVRVAYQGLPGAYSEIAALKAYPKCETVPCDDFEAAFKAVELWLVDKAVLPIENSVGGSIHRNYDLLLRHRLHIAGEVQLQVNLCLLGLQGVRKEELKNVLSHPHAFDQCETTLSTLGVMRISIEDTAAAAQMVASGGKRDTGAIASARAAEIYGLNILADNVQDNDNNITRFLILAREPVIPGTDKLYKTSIVFTLEEGPGVLFKALAVFALREINLTKIESRPQRQRPLRVVDDSNEGRAKYFDYLFYIDFEASMMEPRAQCAMAHLQEFSRFLRVLGCYPVDKV
- the LOC120073409 gene encoding lactoylglutathione lyase GLX1; the encoded protein is MAEAASLAPNAELLEWPKKDKRRFLHVVYRVGDLDRTIKFYTECFGMKLLRKRDVPEEKYSNAFLGFGPEDSNFVVELTYNYGISSYDIGTGFGHFAIATQDVYKLVEDIRAKGGSITREPGPVKGGSSVIAFAKDPDGYIFELIQRGPTPEPLCQVMLRVGDLERSIKFYEKALGMRLLKKVDRPEYKYTLAMMGYADELETTVLELTYNYGVTEYTKGNAYAQVAISTDDVYKSAEVVNLVNQELGGKITRQPGPLPGIGTKIVSFLDPDGWKTVLVDNADFQKELEHQ